The sequence AAATCCTAAActattgtatttgcattattattattaattatattatacatgtatcaatatttatataggtATTGTGTTAACAACCATGTATTGAtaaatatatctatactattaaaatagaagtcatgacttatttcatgtgtgatattttaaatgGATCATCCCTAGAAagttgattatatttttttttgtattttcatgaTAATTCTAACAACTTATTTAATTCTCTTTTTAttccatcaaaatattattagatatgcataatttcgaaaatataatattccataaatatataattacatttGCATATAACCAATTATAATatacttaataataataacatttaattattctaGGGTTTATACTTGTATAAGatctaattaattaataataataacatttattatgcaaatacaataatgtTAGAATTTTacctcaaatattaaaaatcctaacactattgtatttgcatcattattattaattatattatacatGTATCAATATTCATATAGGTATTGTGTTAACAAACATGtactgataaatatataatattttaaaatacaatactaTAGATTCAACCATATACTGTTTTCTAATAAATAACTTTCCAtgcgtgatttttttttttaatttggacattcattaaaattttatcaactTTTTCatgaattattataatattttttatctttttatttgaatacaaaTCAGTATTTTTTAAGAAAGTTCAATATATTTAATGATAATAACAGTTTAAActgattaattttcaaaaatacaatttgcaaatattttgtttagaaGATTCATTCTCATTTCATATTAATAGAATATATTTACTCAACTTAGTGTATTTGTCAAATATGATATTtactacaaaattattttgaagtacaatgtattttttaaaaaatatgtttctttAACAGTATCTCAAAAATTTCTTCTCTACTATATATGTCCAATTTAATTTGTTtccatataaattttaaaatttaaataaaaaatatgtaaagtagtattgttacataataatgttttcaaaataattatttttacaaaatacaaaattatagtaataatatataagcCACGTAAACATAGctattataaaattacataatatataacactaaattacattattaagttatttttaaattttgttatactCCTTCCGTAtacaaatatatgatgttttagtttttttttctttgtatacaaatgtatgatgttcaatttttaattaaagcaatttgctttaaaaataaaatattaatcaaaatgtAAAATGTAAGTGGTTGAATTTtattgaaaatcaaataaaactttaaactaactaaaagaaaaaaaaaattaatagataaaagtaaatatttaatatgtgtgaacaaccttaaacatcatatatttgtatcaagAGAgagtataaactaaaatatttaaaatataagtatagaaataaaaaatctacACGGCTGTGCTTGTCCGGATCtagttcatattaatttagatgTCCATGAATTTAAAAGAATATCATAATTAGTTTGTTAGGTCAAATCAGATTTTCTAAGTAAGATATATTATTGATGATTTTAGATGTGATTCAGTTCAAGATTTCCCATGAAATCCATCATCCTGATGGAACATATTAGAAGCACTCataaaatttatactattttttgGTACTTCGAGATTTCTAATTTTATCAACTCATGTTCGATGACTTTGTTGGTTTCAAGTTAGAGTTAGTTTTTCACTTCGCATTTTTCAGCCccttttgtgattttaaattttcCAGGTAGATGTCTACTTGCTTCCACAATCAGCTTTCCCGTCAGGAGGATTGTACTTTAAGAACAAGAAATGGGTTAATGAGACAAATGGGAAACATGTGATAGTTCACAATAACTACATTGTCGGCTACAACCAAAAGTTGAAACGCTTCCAAGATTTTGTCTCTAGGCTAGTAGTCGATGATTTTCTCATGAGTCACCACTGGAAAAATTAGAGTAAAAATTGATTGcaccaaaaaaaatttcctCTATCTTTTTGTTATCCTGAGGCTAACATGCAATATCATTTTTGCTACTCAGGTTAGTCCAGGAGCAGAATACTGAAGAGAAGAAACAGAAGGGAAGAGGGagaaaacaaacagaaaatagGGGTCAAAAACAGAACATCCTCTAGAGGATGTCTTATATACAACAAACTAGGAGAGGTACGTGCTACGCGCGGGATTTGATGGAtcgatttttataaaaaaataattttgtgtaCGTTTTCTTTTATGTTAGTTGGGTGTGAATATGATTATGTTGTCTACCTCATAACTAAAAATGATCGAATTCGTAGTATTGTTGCTATTTTAATCCCCAATTGTAAGCTTTTATAgtgttttaagttttataacactataaaatacataaatcaatTGGATTCGATCAAAGAGAATGGGATCGAGTTTTCTAATACCGTTGTATCTTCATTTTTGTGAGGGTTTTAAAAAATAGTGGAGAATGAGGTTTTTATTTAGAGGAACTCCTTGTTAGAGTTATTATAGTTGTTTTGGAGAATGTTAGTAATTGATATTATTAACAATAGTTGTTATTTTTTtgccttttttgtttttttgtgtaagttttttggttatattttcttatttattatgtaattaatcgtactaataatttattaataaggaaaaataaaaaataaaaagaaaaggcaAAGGCAAAAAAGTGACAAATGTATTATTCTAAACGGACAAACTGAGTATAATTTCTTGTAcatgaaaatagaaaatattttgactAAAATATTGTGTCTCAACATGTAGGCATCTTATGTTTATTTGGATCCAGTCAATTATGCATTGGTGATGATAGATATGATTGTATCGCAATGAATTTATGACGTCTTTACTttgatatatgatttttttacatGGTTGTTAGTTTATTTACTTATGTTCAGGTTTGTATTATGATAGCATTTTATTTCATAGAGTGGCTTGATGGAATTTGTGCGCCGGTATAACACTTTTTGGAGTAGGAGGATGGTacgattttttgaattttgccACGTTTAccgctatttacatttaattcaCAATTTGAACTCTGGATTAGAAATAAGTTATTTAGAAAATCTATTATTTAGACCATATATCGTTGTCACCAATAAGACTTGTGGTCTGGTGCTGTTTCTAGCTCTGTGCATAGAACAAatgaatctaatttttttaaaacaaattagcATATGGAAGGAAATGGTATTCACATCTTGTAATGAGTAGTCGTCATGCGTTACAAACCAAATAGGGTCAACTTTTTAGACTTGTAGGCCCTTttcttgaataattttttttgtgtccaCAGTAAAATAGTTGTCTACAAAATTTGGGTGACTAatgataaagttttttttttttgaaaaaggactaatgataaaattataaacattatttGAAAGTTTAAATTATATGGAGCCCTGCGCAAAATGTAGTTTTGCGTTTATATTTATGTCTACATgttcaaaataacattttcataGTACGTAATATTGTACTATGAACAAACATCGATTGTATCTGATCGACCCACGATAACGTGAACTTTAAGGTTCCACTTTTGTATTAAAGTATTGGTCTTATGATTTTCTAGTTATTTCATTTCCTTTattgaatttataataataactgccagcttcatcatcatcatcacaaatATTTACAAccattatctctctctctttcttggatcatcacacatccatacAAAGACTAAAGACGAAGGTACTAATTGGCTTAATGACATGCAGAGAAATTCTCCATAAGATGAAGGTATTAATTGGCTTAATGGCTTATCTTATTAGGTTGATTCTTCTTTGATTGATGTTACTGTGAGATCTTAAACTGATTAGCTCTATTACCTCCTTTTATTGATTCTCTTATACTCGTTCTTAGCTTCTGTAGCCATGAGACTCGTTTTAGTTCTTCTCTGTTTGGAACTGATGTTAGCAATCTGATGAGGGAATTTGATTAAATTTGACTTGCCTTTTTTGCATTTAGTTAATGAATCTGAAGATTCTGTGTGAAGATGGCAGTTCTCGATTCTCCTCTGTTTGTTAATGACTTTACTCTGGTTAAAGGTCTGAGATTTTTGTTCAAGTATGTGAATGAATCTGAAAAGTTCTCACTTTGATTTCATTTTGTGGATAGAGGCAAAAGCAAGAAGTGGAAACATCAGTGTTGGGTATGGGCCTAGCCTTCCCAAAAGCCCCGTAAGACAATTACCCAGACACATGATTACAACAAAGAAGATCGGCTCGTCGACTTGAAAGCCGGCGTTCGGCTCGGCTCCAGACTACTTTTAGTCGATGAGATGATTGACTGAACATCATCGGCTCGCCGACCTGACACAACGGCCCGATGAGTCGGCCCAATTACTCGAGGAGGCCCATCGAGACAAGACACATTAGGTCAACGAGCGTTCACCTATAAAAGGAGGAGACAAGGCAACAAGGAGGGGATCCGCAAATTACTACACTCACTTtcggctagaattagggttttacatCTTAGATCTCTCCGACTTGTGCGGTCCGACGAATTTGTCTTCGCCGGACTTTTTCCTCTGTTCTCTTCCCCTTTTGTAACTCGGTTTCGACTCACTGATCTAATAAACACGTCTTTGTCTTGACCCACCGACGAGAACTCGTCTCTTCTCTTTACTAGTTTATTGACAGTCTCAGTTtaaaacagttggcgcccaccgtggggcagaCAGAGTAGCGTCAGCAAAAGATCGTGACTCGACCCGACTCATCGTCCGACGACGAGTCGCCTGTGACCGAAGGCGCTCCAACAGCAGCGCCCTTTGTAGAAACCATACTCGAGGATGGCAGCAGCAAGACGCCGCCCAAAGGCGAGACCGAGCAAGCCGCCACGAGCACTCGCCGCCATTCTAGCTCTGCTGGCCGGAGGCTCAGGAGATCCGGCTACGACGTCCGAAAACAACTGTTCGACACTTACCGAACAGCCAGTGCCGGAAACCCCGCAAACACGAGTGCCGTACAGGTCCAAACTCCCGGCGGCGTCGACCTCGTTACCGTCCGGGAACTCGCTGAGCTTAAGCAATCAGTCCTGGACATGAAAGACCGGATGCTCGAAGGACCTACTTCAGCGCCGCTGATCGAACGTGTCCTCGCCGAAACCCTAAAAACCCCATTTTCCCGGAAGATCACCGACGTACGTTACCGGCCGACCGAGAAAATTCGCCTTCCGACTTACGCCGGAAAGGTGGACCCAACCGACCACATCACTGCTTTCAACATCACGATGGGTCGAACCAACTTCTCTGAGGAAGAAAGAGACGCTGGCTACTGTCGTCTCTTCGTGGAAAGTCTTCAAGGACCAGCTCTCGGATGGTTCACTGGATTGGAGCGCGACTCCATCAACGATTTCCACGATCTGACGACTGCGTTCCTCAAGCACTACATCATGTTTACAAGACAAGGAGCAACTCTGTCCGATTTATGGAATCTATCTCAAGGATCGAGCCAAAGCCTCCGCGACTTCATGGAAAAATTCAAAGCAGTCGCTTCGAAAGTCCAAGTCCCCGACAGCGTTGCCGTCGACGCACTGATGAACACTCTCTATTTCAAGTCCTTGTTTCGCGAGGATCTTTACAGAAATCCAACCACTTCGCTCCAGGACGCAATCGCCAGGTCAAACAACTTCATTCGAATGGAAGAAGACACAGCGGCGATACTTAAGAAACTGAACACGACAACCAAACCGGCAACTGTCCCCAAAGCTCCCGAGGCACGCCAGGAACCTCGTCAGCACGTCTCAGGCAGTAAACCTAACCAGCCGAAAAGTTTCGTCTACGTGGTTGAAGACAAAAACGCGTCCCCACAGCCCACTGTCGTTGTACGCGAAAAGGTTGGAATGTCTGGGAAAACGACGAAAAGCCGCAAACCTCTTCGACACCTCCGGCGTCAATTCCTGGACCAGCTGAGCCAAACATGTGGTGTAGCTTCCACAAGTCTAAGGCACATGATACAAGGGACTGCAGGTATTTGTTAGACGCCCTCTTCTTGTCGTACGAAAAGGGAACGTCAAACGTCGAAATCCCTAAGCCTAGGCCCAACGGCACCAAGAGCTGgagcaaaacaaagaaaagaaactcaCAAGAATCAGGATAAGTCTAGAAACCGGCCGAAGCATACTGAGGATGACAAGCCAGAAGagcatgaagaagaagacggcgATGCACAAGTCGACGAGGAGCAACCGTGTAATCGTCGACGTGTACAAGTCATCCTCGCACGACCCAGTTCCTCctcagatgaagaagaggataaacatGTCCATGACTCACGCGAGTATTCCAGCAAACGAACAAACGAGAGCATATAGGATCAGACAGGTCAAACGACTTAAGAAACAAGCTCAGGCAAAGTCGCAGACATCTGATCGTGCATACGACTCACACGGAGATCTCCGCTCAATCATCAAAAAATCCAAGGCTAGGAAAATCGAGGACTCGAGTGCCCGATCCCGTCTCAGGCCACGAGTCATCGATCTTCGTGAGAAACCTCAGAATCAAGCTCAACCGACCAAAACATTCAGACTTACGACGAAGAATCGAGGAGGCGAGGTCCAAGAATGAGGACGGACACAAATCTGTTGTCGAGGACTCACCCGTTGTCGAGGACTCGCCCAACGTCAAAAATTCACCTATCATCGAAGACTCGCCTAGCGACTTGAGGACTCGACTGAGAAATAAACGAGTCGTCGAGTCTAACTTCCTAAACATAATCATGGGTGGCTCACCTCCTTGCGGTGATTCCATCTGGTCTGTGAAGGACCATCGACGACAGGCAGTAACCTCGAAGAAATGGCCATCGAAACCCGAGAACGATTTCTCAATCACTTTCTCGCCAGACGATGCCATCGGTGTCCATTTACCTCACAACGACCCACTGCTAGTCGAGGTAGGAATTGCGAAGTGTTACGTCGCTAAATTGTTGATTGACACATGCAGTTCAGTCGATTTAATCTTTCAAGATACGCTCCATAAGATGGGAGTCGACCTGCGCGACATGAAACCATCATCTCCCTCCCTTACAGGATTCAACGGTGCTTCCGAGACAATGATTGGTACAATCAAACTCCCCGTCTATGCCTGCGGAGTGATACGCACGGTCAAATTCTCAGTCATCCGAACGAAAGCTCCTTACAACGCGATCCTCGGAACCCCCTGGCTACATTCTGTTAAGGCAGTGTCTTCGACATATCATCAGTGCGTGAAGTTTCCAGGACCAAACGGTGAAGTGCAGACTCTTCGCAGAGACCAGCAGGCCGCTCGCGAGCTACTCATTGCAACGGTGAAAATGCAACAATCAACTCCTCACATCAACGCGATAGCAAAGCAAATTCAACCTCAGAAAGACGAGATTTTAGAAGTCACCATCGACGACTCTGATAAGAGCAAAGTAGTCCGAGTCGGAGCCTTCCTCAACGAAGAGATGCAACGCGCAATCATCGACTTTCTCAAGGAGAACGCTTCAACGTTTGCTTGGGCGACATCGGATATGAAAGGAATAAACCCCGCCATCACATCCCACGAGTTGAATGTCGATCCAACCATCAAACCCATTCGCCAGAAGAGACGAAAGCTAGGTCACGACCGAAGCAAAG is a genomic window of Brassica napus cultivar Da-Ae chromosome C4 unlocalized genomic scaffold, Da-Ae chrC04_Random_21, whole genome shotgun sequence containing:
- the LOC125594749 gene encoding uncharacterized protein LOC125594749 — protein: MGGSPPCGDSIWSVKDHRRQAVTSKKWPSKPENDFSITFSPDDAIGVHLPHNDPLLVEVGIAKCYVAKLLIDTCSSVDLIFQDTLHKMGVDLRDMKPSSPSLTGFNGASETMIGTIKLPVYACGVIRTVKFSVIRTKAPYNAILGTPWLHSVKAVSSTYHQCVKFPGPNGEVQTLRRDQQAARELLIATVKMQQSTPHINAIAKQIQPQKDEILEVTIDDSDKSKVVRVGAFLNEEMQRAIIDFLKENASTFAWATSDMKGINPAITSHELNVDPTIKPIRQKRRKLGHDRSKAVNEEVERLLTAGSITEVRYPEWLANPVVVKKKNGKWHVCVDFTDLNRACPKDSYPIPHIDRLVESTAGNELLTFMDAFSGYNQIMMHPDDQEKTAFITDRGTYCYKVMPFSLKTRVRLIKDSSIECSPTN